From Luteococcus japonicus, one genomic window encodes:
- a CDS encoding glycine C-acetyltransferase, whose protein sequence is MKDTLLAELAELKEQGLYKVEVPLSSAQSAHIDVEGKRVVNLCANNYLGLADDPRLVEAAKKALDEWGFGMASVRFICGTQDLHKTLESKITSFLHPVVQDEGGRPPFEPPALAGSQVQDEGGQWDTILYSSCFDANGGLFEVLCGPDDAIISDELNHASIIDGVRLSKAKRLRYRNRDMADLEARLIEAKDCRYRLIATDGVFSMDGYLAPLDEICDLAEKYDALVMVDDSHAVGFVGQNGAGTPERYGVQDRVDIITGTLGKALGGASGGYTCARAEIVEMLRQKSRPYLFSNSLAPSIAGAALATIELLEQSGDLREKLHANTAWFRAEMGRQGFEIPESDHAIVPVMIGDAVKAAKMADIILAEGIYVRAFSYPVVPQGKARIRTQMSATLTQADLEAAVAAFAKAREQVG, encoded by the coding sequence ATCAAGGACACCCTCCTCGCGGAACTGGCCGAGCTCAAGGAGCAGGGCCTGTACAAGGTGGAGGTTCCGCTCAGCTCCGCGCAGAGCGCCCACATCGACGTCGAGGGCAAGCGTGTGGTGAACCTGTGCGCCAACAACTACCTCGGGCTGGCCGACGATCCCCGCCTGGTCGAGGCCGCCAAGAAGGCACTCGACGAGTGGGGCTTCGGGATGGCCTCGGTGCGCTTCATCTGCGGCACCCAGGACCTGCACAAGACCCTGGAGAGCAAGATCACTTCGTTCCTGCATCCTGTCGTCCAGGACGAGGGGGGACGACCCCCCTTCGAACCCCCCGCGCTCGCAGGCTCGCAGGTCCAGGACGAGGGGGGCCAGTGGGACACCATCCTGTACAGCTCCTGCTTCGATGCCAACGGGGGTCTGTTCGAGGTGCTCTGCGGGCCCGACGACGCCATCATCTCCGACGAGCTGAACCACGCCTCGATCATCGACGGCGTGCGCCTGAGCAAGGCGAAGCGGCTGCGCTACCGCAACCGCGACATGGCCGACCTCGAGGCCAGGCTGATCGAGGCCAAGGACTGCCGCTACCGGCTGATCGCCACCGACGGCGTCTTCTCCATGGACGGCTACCTGGCTCCGCTCGACGAGATCTGTGACCTGGCCGAGAAGTACGACGCCCTGGTGATGGTGGACGACTCGCATGCCGTCGGCTTCGTCGGACAGAACGGTGCCGGAACCCCGGAACGCTACGGGGTCCAGGACCGGGTGGACATCATCACCGGAACGCTCGGCAAGGCGCTGGGTGGCGCCTCCGGCGGCTACACCTGCGCCCGCGCTGAGATCGTCGAGATGCTGCGGCAGAAGAGCCGCCCCTACCTGTTCAGCAATTCATTGGCCCCCTCCATCGCTGGTGCGGCCCTCGCCACGATCGAGCTGCTGGAACAGTCCGGTGACCTGCGGGAGAAGCTCCATGCCAACACGGCCTGGTTCCGTGCGGAGATGGGTCGGCAGGGCTTCGAGATCCCCGAAAGCGACCACGCCATCGTGCCCGTCATGATTGGGGATGCCGTGAAGGCCGCGAAGATGGCCGACATCATCTTGGCAGAGGGCATCTATGTCCGCGCCTTCAGCTATCCCGTCGTGCCGCAGGGCAAGGCCCGGATCCGCACCCAGATGTCCGCGACCCTGACGCAGGCCGACCTGGAGGCCGCCGTCGCCGCCTTCGCGAAGGCCCGCGAGCAGGTGGGGTGA
- the tdh gene encoding L-threonine 3-dehydrogenase, translating to MKALVKRAPEPGLQLVDLPEPEPGPNEVLIKVMRTGICGTDLHIDNWDAWAQRVVPTPLTIGHEFCGEIVALGSAVEDLTVGQFVSGEGHYVCGRCRACLAGKRHLCRNTQGIGYMVPGCFSEYFAMPAGNVWVHHRPIDPDVAAIFDPFGNAVHTALQFPSLGEDVLVSGAGPIGIMAALVAQHAGARHVVVSDLSDERLELARQLGLTDTINVGRESLDAVFERARMKEGFDIGLEMSGSGAALSSMIDHMTHGGRIALLGTPSRPTEIDFSKIIFNMLTLQGVTGRQIFETWYAMSVLLESGLDISGVITDRFHHTDHVEAFATAGNGKGGKVVMDWSN from the coding sequence GTGAAGGCACTAGTCAAGAGGGCTCCAGAGCCGGGGCTCCAGTTGGTGGACCTCCCGGAGCCCGAGCCGGGTCCCAACGAGGTGCTGATCAAGGTCATGCGCACCGGTATCTGCGGTACGGACCTGCACATCGACAACTGGGATGCGTGGGCGCAGCGCGTCGTCCCCACCCCCTTGACCATCGGCCATGAGTTCTGCGGCGAGATCGTCGCACTCGGCTCCGCCGTCGAGGACCTGACGGTGGGTCAGTTCGTCAGCGGCGAGGGCCACTATGTCTGCGGACGCTGCCGCGCCTGCCTGGCGGGCAAGAGGCACCTGTGTCGCAACACCCAGGGCATCGGCTACATGGTGCCGGGTTGCTTCAGCGAGTACTTCGCCATGCCGGCAGGAAATGTCTGGGTGCACCACCGCCCGATCGACCCTGATGTCGCCGCGATCTTCGACCCCTTCGGCAATGCCGTGCACACCGCCCTGCAGTTCCCCAGCCTCGGGGAGGACGTCCTGGTCAGCGGTGCCGGACCGATCGGGATCATGGCTGCGCTGGTGGCCCAGCACGCGGGTGCTCGCCACGTCGTCGTGAGTGACCTGTCCGACGAGCGGCTCGAGCTGGCGCGCCAGCTGGGCCTGACCGACACGATCAATGTCGGCCGGGAGAGCCTGGATGCCGTCTTCGAGCGGGCACGGATGAAGGAGGGCTTCGACATCGGGCTGGAGATGTCGGGCTCGGGCGCGGCACTGTCCAGCATGATCGACCACATGACCCATGGCGGCAGGATCGCGCTGCTCGGCACGCCCAGCCGTCCCACGGAGATCGACTTCTCCAAGATCATCTTCAACATGCTGACCCTGCAGGGCGTCACGGGCCGCCAGATCTTCGAGACCTGGTATGCCATGAGCGTCCTGCTGGAATCCGGGCTCGACATCTCGGGAGTGATCACCGACCGCTTCCACCACACCGACCACGTGGAGGCCTTCGCCACCGCCGGCAACGGCAAGGGCGGCAAGGTCGTCATGGACTGGAGCAACTGA
- a CDS encoding L-serine ammonia-lyase, whose product MAISSFDMFKIGIGPSSSHTVGPMRAAAEFSRDLAASDVISRVTRVKAELFGSLGATGHGHGSRPAVLLGLEGASPETVDTKQAPVRTAEIEECRRIHLGSVDGPEIDFDVAEDLVLHRTRRLDFHTNGMVFTAFGGGEVLARRTFYSIGGGFVLEDDGSGRPSITLDSTPVPFDFRTGAELLAHCRDHRLSIPEVQMANELALGRSEQEVRDGLLRLWSVMDACIAEGCATSGILPGGLKVRRRAHRLHLDLTAREQQPRGPVDPLAAMDWLHLWALAVNEENASGGRVVTAPTNGAAGIIPSVLKYAVTYMPGACDHTVVDFLLTAGAIGGIYQQSASISGAEVGCQGEVGVAGSMASAGLCQVLGGSPQQVANAAEIGLEHHLGLTCDPVGGLVQIPCIERNAVASVQAITAARLALQGDGQQIVSLDQVIKTMMQTGADMKTKYKETARGGLAVNIVEC is encoded by the coding sequence GTGGCGATCTCATCGTTTGACATGTTCAAGATCGGTATCGGCCCGTCCAGCTCGCACACCGTCGGGCCGATGCGCGCCGCCGCCGAATTCTCGCGGGACCTGGCCGCCAGCGACGTCATCTCGCGCGTGACGCGGGTCAAGGCGGAGCTCTTCGGATCACTGGGTGCCACGGGGCACGGACACGGCTCGCGTCCGGCCGTCCTGCTCGGCCTGGAGGGCGCCAGCCCGGAGACCGTCGACACCAAACAGGCCCCGGTGCGCACCGCCGAGATCGAGGAGTGCCGGCGCATCCACCTCGGCTCGGTGGATGGCCCCGAGATCGACTTCGACGTCGCCGAGGACCTGGTGCTGCACCGCACCCGCCGGCTGGACTTCCACACCAACGGCATGGTCTTCACGGCCTTCGGCGGCGGCGAGGTGCTCGCCCGTCGAACCTTCTACTCGATCGGCGGCGGCTTCGTGCTGGAGGACGACGGCTCGGGCCGCCCGTCGATCACCCTCGACTCGACCCCGGTGCCCTTCGACTTCCGCACCGGCGCGGAGCTGCTGGCGCACTGCCGCGACCACCGGCTCAGCATTCCCGAGGTGCAGATGGCCAACGAGCTGGCCCTGGGCAGGTCCGAGCAGGAGGTTCGCGACGGGCTGCTGCGGCTCTGGTCCGTGATGGATGCCTGCATCGCCGAGGGCTGCGCCACCTCGGGCATCCTGCCCGGTGGCCTGAAGGTGCGACGACGCGCCCACCGCCTGCACCTGGACCTGACCGCTCGCGAGCAGCAGCCCCGGGGACCGGTCGACCCGCTGGCGGCGATGGACTGGCTGCACCTGTGGGCACTGGCCGTCAACGAGGAGAATGCCTCCGGGGGACGGGTCGTCACTGCCCCCACCAACGGGGCGGCCGGGATCATCCCGTCGGTGCTCAAGTACGCCGTCACCTACATGCCGGGAGCCTGTGACCACACCGTGGTGGACTTCTTGCTCACGGCCGGTGCCATCGGCGGGATCTACCAGCAGAGTGCGTCGATCTCGGGTGCCGAGGTGGGCTGCCAGGGCGAGGTCGGGGTGGCCGGATCCATGGCCTCGGCCGGCCTGTGCCAGGTGCTGGGCGGCAGCCCTCAGCAGGTGGCCAATGCCGCCGAGATCGGGCTGGAACACCATCTGGGCCTCACCTGTGACCCCGTCGGCGGGCTGGTGCAGATCCCCTGCATCGAGCGCAATGCCGTCGCCAGCGTGCAGGCGATCACCGCAGCCCGGTTGGCGCTGCAGGGCGACGGCCAGCAGATCGTGAGCCTGGACCAGGTGATCAAGACGATGATGCAGACCGGCGCGGACATGAAGACCAAGTACAAGGAGACGGCCCGCGGCGGCCTGGCGGTCAACATCGTCGAGTGCTGA
- a CDS encoding GNAT family N-acetyltransferase, which translates to MPHEPVLRPWRVTDAPTLLRHLRGTADLATQLPSFQDTAEARAWIEERAGLWYFALAINGVAMGNVSVGNVDRTHSTGRMGYWLAPAVRGKGWAKRAACTVADHVLFTVTEPVFRLELGHRVDNPVCGRIALAAGFVHEGTERQKLQYGRLRVDTHTYGRLQTDPRPAHEPLALEP; encoded by the coding sequence ATGCCCCATGAACCCGTCCTGCGCCCGTGGCGCGTGACCGATGCGCCCACCCTCTTGCGGCACCTGCGCGGCACGGCGGACCTCGCCACGCAGCTGCCCAGTTTCCAGGACACCGCCGAGGCGCGAGCCTGGATCGAGGAGCGGGCTGGCCTGTGGTACTTCGCCCTGGCCATCAACGGGGTGGCCATGGGCAATGTCAGCGTGGGGAATGTGGACCGGACCCACTCCACCGGCCGGATGGGCTACTGGCTTGCCCCGGCCGTTCGCGGCAAGGGATGGGCGAAGCGGGCCGCTTGCACCGTCGCCGACCACGTCCTGTTCACGGTGACGGAGCCGGTCTTTCGCCTCGAGCTGGGGCATCGCGTCGACAATCCCGTCTGCGGACGCATAGCCTTGGCCGCCGGCTTCGTGCACGAGGGCACGGAGCGCCAGAAACTGCAGTACGGCCGCCTGCGTGTGGACACCCACACCTACGGGCGGCTGCAGACTGATCCGCGGCCGGCTCACGAGCCCCTGGCCCTGGAGCCCTGA
- a CDS encoding putative quinol monooxygenase → MLIVHCNVHTTPDGVGAFKAASLANAEASRLEPGVEVFELIQSDEDPTVFCLVEHYTDPADLEFHKTQKHYLVWREAVADLMAEPRRTVKYHRV, encoded by the coding sequence ATGTTGATCGTCCACTGCAATGTGCACACCACGCCGGATGGCGTCGGAGCCTTCAAGGCCGCGTCGTTGGCCAATGCCGAGGCGAGCCGGCTGGAGCCCGGGGTCGAGGTCTTCGAGCTGATCCAGTCCGATGAGGACCCGACGGTCTTCTGCTTGGTCGAGCACTACACGGATCCGGCGGACCTGGAATTCCACAAGACCCAGAAGCACTACCTTGTCTGGCGGGAGGCCGTGGCGGACCTGATGGCGGAGCCGCGTCGCACCGTCAAGTACCACCGCGTCTGA
- a CDS encoding ABC transporter ATP-binding protein, whose protein sequence is MATVSFNDASRVYPGADRPAVNKLNLEIGDGEFMVLVGPSGCGKSTSLRMLAGLEEVNAGSIHIGDRDVTDLPPKDRDIAMVFQNYALYPHMTVADNMGFALKMQNVPKEERQQRVLEAAKLLGLEDFLSRKPKALSGGQRQRVAMGRAIVRNPQVFLMDEPLSNLDAKLRVQTRTQIAALQSRLGVTTVYVTHDQVEAMTMGDRVAVMKDGVLQQCDTPLALYDTPANLFVAGFIGSPAMNLNVGKVVDGGVQVGDYVVPVPRETLAKAAKETNLTIGIRPEVFSVAPDNNGIPVDVAVVEELGADGYIYGTLAGLPDDEKLTAPQIVARVSGRVQPKRGETVRLAVSPDNVHVFSNESQLRISGGTNTWRA, encoded by the coding sequence ATGGCCACCGTCAGTTTCAATGACGCCTCACGCGTCTACCCGGGGGCGGACCGCCCCGCCGTCAACAAGCTGAACCTCGAGATCGGCGACGGCGAGTTCATGGTGCTGGTCGGCCCGTCGGGCTGTGGCAAGTCCACCAGCCTGCGCATGCTGGCCGGCCTCGAAGAGGTCAATGCGGGCAGCATCCACATCGGTGACCGCGACGTCACCGACCTGCCGCCCAAGGACCGTGACATCGCCATGGTCTTCCAGAACTACGCCCTGTACCCGCACATGACCGTCGCGGACAACATGGGCTTCGCGCTCAAGATGCAGAACGTCCCCAAGGAGGAGCGCCAGCAGCGCGTCCTCGAGGCAGCCAAGCTGCTGGGCCTGGAGGACTTCCTGTCCCGCAAGCCGAAGGCACTGTCCGGCGGTCAGCGCCAGCGCGTCGCCATGGGCCGCGCGATCGTCCGCAACCCGCAGGTCTTCCTGATGGACGAGCCGCTGTCCAACCTGGACGCCAAGCTGCGCGTGCAGACCCGTACCCAGATCGCCGCCCTGCAGTCCCGCCTGGGCGTCACCACCGTCTACGTGACCCACGACCAGGTCGAGGCCATGACGATGGGTGACCGCGTCGCGGTGATGAAGGATGGCGTGCTGCAGCAGTGCGACACCCCGCTGGCCCTGTACGACACCCCCGCCAACCTGTTCGTCGCAGGCTTCATCGGCTCTCCGGCCATGAATCTGAACGTCGGCAAGGTCGTCGACGGTGGCGTGCAGGTCGGTGACTACGTCGTGCCGGTCCCCCGCGAGACCCTCGCCAAGGCCGCCAAGGAGACCAACCTCACCATCGGCATCCGCCCCGAGGTCTTCAGCGTGGCTCCCGACAACAACGGCATCCCGGTCGACGTGGCCGTGGTGGAGGAACTGGGCGCCGACGGCTACATCTACGGCACCCTGGCCGGCCTGCCCGATGACGAGAAGCTCACCGCGCCTCAGATCGTTGCCCGCGTCAGCGGCCGCGTCCAGCCCAAGCGTGGCGAGACCGTGCGTCTGGCCGTGTCCCCGGACAATGTGCACGTCTTCAGCAATGAGTCGCAGCTGCGCATCTCCGGCGGCACCAACACTTGGCGCGCCTGA
- a CDS encoding O-acetyl-ADP-ribose deacetylase has translation MSPSIEVIRADITALGEHVDVIVNAANSGLLGGGGVDGAIHRRGGPEILAACRELRRTTLPDGLPAGSAVATTAGGLDADWVVHTVGPVWAKTIDKSETLVSCYRECLRVCDELGAASVAFPTISAGIYGWPMADATRVAVETVRATPTQAERVLLVAFNEAAEQGYRAALG, from the coding sequence ATGAGTCCCAGCATCGAGGTCATCCGGGCTGACATCACGGCCCTCGGGGAACACGTCGACGTCATCGTGAACGCCGCCAACTCCGGACTGCTGGGCGGTGGAGGTGTCGACGGCGCGATCCACCGACGTGGTGGGCCCGAGATCCTGGCGGCCTGCCGTGAGCTGCGCCGCACCACCCTTCCGGACGGTCTGCCGGCAGGCAGCGCGGTGGCGACGACGGCCGGCGGGCTGGACGCGGACTGGGTGGTGCACACCGTCGGGCCCGTCTGGGCGAAGACCATCGACAAGTCCGAGACGCTGGTCTCCTGCTACCGGGAGTGCCTCCGCGTCTGTGACGAGCTGGGTGCCGCGTCGGTGGCCTTCCCGACGATCTCCGCGGGAATCTACGGATGGCCGATGGCAGACGCCACCAGGGTTGCCGTCGAAACGGTGCGGGCCACCCCGACGCAGGCCGAGCGGGTGCTGCTGGTGGCCTTCAACGAGGCCGCGGAACAGGGCTACCGGGCTGCCCTCGGCTGA
- a CDS encoding DedA family protein, translating into MTNSPGEPPAEASSWQAHSTMPPPVGAPSATVEEEKPWWDQPGMPWRHEPSKADKQCLGWIMFMGVFGLAMLPLRGWLLGRSPELLVALMGSRSGTAALGALASQGLSHWWPLCMVAGSLMSIKFDWVFWWAGKLWGRGMIEVWAGQSARATRNYARAERWAHKMGWLGMFVAYVPIPLPLMQVIFVLAGATGMGWKKFMALDFLASTLWLGLYFGLGWWMGEPAVHALKVYARYANYVAIGLVVFIIGSTVVNSNKKQG; encoded by the coding sequence ATGACCAACAGCCCCGGTGAGCCGCCGGCCGAGGCCAGTTCCTGGCAGGCCCACAGCACGATGCCCCCGCCCGTGGGTGCCCCCTCCGCAACGGTGGAGGAGGAGAAGCCGTGGTGGGACCAGCCGGGGATGCCGTGGCGGCACGAGCCGAGCAAGGCGGACAAGCAGTGTCTGGGCTGGATCATGTTCATGGGCGTCTTCGGGCTGGCCATGCTGCCGCTGCGCGGATGGTTGCTGGGCCGGAGCCCGGAGTTGCTGGTGGCGCTGATGGGATCCCGCTCGGGCACCGCCGCACTCGGGGCGCTGGCCTCACAGGGGCTCTCGCACTGGTGGCCGCTGTGCATGGTGGCCGGATCCCTCATGTCAATCAAGTTCGACTGGGTCTTCTGGTGGGCCGGCAAACTCTGGGGCCGCGGCATGATCGAGGTCTGGGCGGGCCAGTCCGCGCGGGCGACGAGGAACTACGCCCGGGCCGAGCGCTGGGCGCACAAGATGGGCTGGCTGGGCATGTTCGTCGCCTATGTGCCCATCCCGCTGCCGCTGATGCAGGTGATCTTCGTCCTGGCCGGTGCCACGGGCATGGGGTGGAAGAAGTTCATGGCCCTGGACTTCCTGGCCAGCACGCTGTGGCTGGGCCTCTACTTCGGCCTGGGCTGGTGGATGGGCGAGCCCGCCGTGCACGCCCTGAAGGTCTACGCCAGGTACGCGAACTACGTCGCGATTGGCCTGGTGGTCTTCATCATCGGCTCGACGGTGGTCAACTCCAACAAGAAGCAGGGCTGA